A part of Fusarium graminearum PH-1 chromosome 3, whole genome shotgun sequence genomic DNA contains:
- a CDS encoding siderophore iron transporter mirB, with translation MGVFNRLRPRVGSSKTSDVDATEMTTTTDQEKNGQSPEDGVNPVAGDNLPSEDVTEGVRNMEAITLVWTKKSLISLFICIWFVYLLNAFQSSTVGNLVPYVTSSWGAHSLLNVIDVVASSMTAAVFIPLAKLLDLWGRAEGYLLMVAFAELGLILMATSTNLPIYCAANVFYQVGFTGLIYSIDVITADATNLKNRALAYAFTSSPYMISAFAGSYASQEMLNDIGWPWGFGTFAFLTPVICAPLYILLKVNLHKAKKNILPREASGRTFKESVWHYLVEFDVIGVFLFAVGLVVFLLPFTIAATAPNGWATGYIIAMIVVGFVLLVGFAINEVYIAPVPFLKFHFLTDRTLVGACLLDLTYQISYYCWNNYFTSFLQVVNYLSVSEAGYVNNTFNVVSGFLLFLVGWSIRKTGYFKWLLWIGVPLYIFAQGLMIYFRSPTGYVGYLVMTQIFISIGGSVFTICMQLAVLAAVDHQHVAAALAMLSVTGTAGDSIGYTISGAIWTNTFEKALRKYLPASALDDLVSIYGNLDTQLSYAKGTPERIGIQKAYGYAQTRMLAAGTAIMALSFVWVALIRNLKVSEMKQTKGNVF, from the exons ATGGGTGTCTTTAATCGTTTGCGGCCTCGTGTTGGCTCTAGTAAGACCTCTGACGTCGACGCGACTGAGATGACAACTACCACGGACCAAGAAAAGAACGGACAGTCACCAGAAGATGGAGTAAACCCTGTTGCTGGTGACAACCTACCATCTGAGGATGTCACTGAAGGTGTGAGAAACATGGAAGCCATCACACTTGTATGGACCAAGAAGTCTCTCATCTCGctcttcatctgcatctggTTCGTCTACCTTCTTAACGCGTTCCAGAGCTCAACTGTCGGTAACTTGGTACCCTATGTTACAAGTTCATGGGGTGCTCACTCCCTTCTCAACGTCATCGATGTCGTCGCGAGTTCAATGACTGCTGCTGTTTTCATTCCTCTGGcgaagcttctggatctttgggGACGTGCTGAAGGATACCTTCTCATGGTTGCCTTTGCTGAGTTAGGTCTCATATTAATGGCCACCAGCACAAACCTTCCCATCTATTGTGCTGCCAAT GTCTTCTATCAAGTTGGTTTCACAGGCTTAATCTACAGCATCGATGTCATAACCGCCGACGCGACCAACCTCAAAAATCGAGCCCTAGCCTACGCATTCACATCCTCTCCATATATGATCTCTGCATTCGCAGGATCGTACGCTTCCCAGGAAATGCTTAACGACATTGGCTGGCCTTGGGGCTTCGGTACCTTTGCTTTCCTGACACCAGTCATTTGTGCTCCTCTGTAtattcttctcaaagtcaacttgcacaaggcgaagaagaatatTCTCCCAAGGGAGGCCAGTGGCCGGACTTTTAAAGAGAGTGTCTGGCACTACcttgttgagtttgacg TTATCGGTGTCTTTCTCTTCGCAGTCGGCTTGGTTGtgttccttcttccattCACCATCGCAGCGACAGCCCCCAACGGCTGGGCAACGGGTTACATCATTGCTATGATTGTAGTTGGTTTCGTCCTCCTTGTTGGCTTCGCCATCAACGAAGTATACATCGCACCAGTTCCGTTCCTCAAATTCCACTTCTTGACCGACCGAACACTAGTAGGCGCATGTTTACTCGATCTGACGTATCAGATTTCGTACTATTGCTGGAACAACTACTTTACGTCTTTCCTTCAAGTCGTCAACTATCTCTCAGTATCTGAAGCTGGCTATGTCAATAACACCTTCAATGTGGTGTCTGGGTTCCTTTTGTTCCTCGTCGGATGGAGTATCCGGAAGACTGGCTACTTTAAATGGCTTCTCTGGATTGGCGTGCCACTTTACATCTTTGCCCAAGGACTAATGATCTACTTCCGAAGTCCGACAGGATATGTTGGCTATCTTGTTATGACACAGATCTTCATTTCAATTGGCGGTAGTGTCTTCACCATCTGCATGCAACTCGCAGTCTTGGCGGCCGTCGACCATCAACATGTTGCCGCAGcattggcgatgctgagCGTAACCGGTACAGCAGGTGATAGTATTGGCTACACCATTTCTGGAGCGATCTGGACAAACACGTTTGAGAAGGCCTTACGCAAGTACTTACCCGCCAGTGCACTTGACGATCTTGTATCTATTTATGGTAATCTCGATACTCAGTTGAGTTATGCCAAGGGAACACCCGAACGTATCGGCATTCAGAAAGCGTATGGATATGCTCAAACGAGGATGTTAGCCGCCGGAACAGCGATTATGGCTTTGTCGTTTGTTTGGGTTGCGCTTATCAGAAACTTAAAGGTGTCGGAGATGAAACAGACAAAAGGAAACGTCTTCTAG